Part of the Gemmatimonadota bacterium genome is shown below.
CCAGCAACGCGCCGGCCGTCCGGTCGATCCCTGCATTATCCCACATCACGCGTCGAACCTCGTCGGCTGCAACCTGCGCGGCACCACGATCCAGCAGCGGCGGCGCACTCCACATCGTCGTCGCAGGTTCCGCCGCGAGCGCCACGCCGGTCACCATGTCACGCGCCACACGCTCGGCGAAAACCAATCCTTCGAGCAGAGAGTTGGAGGCGAGCCTGTTGGCGCCGTGCACCCCCGTGCGCGCCACCTCTCCGCACGCGTACAGCCGCGGGATGCTCGCCCGCCCCGCGAGATCGGTCACGATCCCGCCCATCATGTAGTGTGCAGCCGGCGTGACCGGAATGAGATCCGTGTTCGGATTGATGCCGCGCGCTATGCAGAGCGCGTAAATTCCCGGAAAATGCTCTTCGAACGGTCGTTCGAATCGAGTTGCGTCGAGAAATACCTTGTGGCCGGCGCGCTGCTGTCTGAAGATCGCGCGCGCCACGATGTCACGCGGTGCGAGTTCGGCGAGCTTGTGCTCCCTGAGCATGAAACGCTCGCCGCGGTCGTTCACAAGTATGGCGCCTTCGCCCCTTACGGCCTCCGAAACCAGCGCCAGCGGCGTCTCCGCGGTGTCCAGCGCAGTCGGGTGGAACTGCACGAATTCCATGTCGGCCAGCTTGGCGCCAGCCCTGTGCGCGATGGCGTAACCGTCACCGGTGGCCACCGCTGGATTGGTCGTGTAGCGATAAACCTGCCCGCAGCCGCCCGTCGCCAGGACGGTGGCGTCAGCGATGAATTCCGTCGCCTTGCCGGCGACCGTCGCGCGAACGCCGACGCATACGTCGTTATCTATGATCAGATCGAGAACACGCGTTTTCTCGGACACGTGAATCGTGGGCGCCGCTCGCACGCGCTCGATCAGCGTGCGCGCCACCTCGGCGCCGGTCTGATCGCCGTGCGAATGGACTATGCGCCTCCGCGAATGCGCGGCCTCGCGCCCCAGCTGAAGGTTCCCCGCGGTGTCGCGATCGAATTGCGCTCCGGCGGTCGCTAGCTCGCGCACCCGATCGGGACCTTCCTCGACTAGCACTTCGACAGCGGCTGCGTCGCACAGTGCGGCGCCCGCTGCGAGCGTGTCGATCCGATGAAGCTCCGGAGAGTCGCCGGCTCCCAGAGCGGCGGCGATGCCACCTTGCGCGTACGCGGTGGCGCTATCGAAAAGAGAGCGCTTGGTGAGAACGACCACTTCACCCGAATCGGCGGCTCGCCACGCGGTGTGCAGTCCTGCGACTCCGCTCCCAACCACCAGGAAACGAGTGCGAATGCGCTCAGGCATGTGCGAAAGATAGCCACCCGCGCCAGCCGGCGCAGTTCCGATGACGCCCGTACGGCGGCGCTTTGTTCCGCGAACTGAAATCCACTCTATCGTGGCGGCCCAATCCCATTGGAGCAAGCCATGAAGTCGAAGGCGAAGTCGCTCGTGAAGTCCAGCCGCACGCTCATCCGTACGTTGGTCGCCGTCACGGTGATTGCCACGGCAGTTGCACAGCACGGATGCAGTGACACACCAACTGCACCGGTCACACTGACTCCTACTGGCGCTTCGGATGCCATCAACGCACCCGGCGACGACAGCGCACCCGAAACGATCTTCCTCGCCCCGCTTGGGCCCAAAAAACACCCGCGAGGCGTGCTCGACACGACGCTCGCACCCTCGGTCACAATCTGTCGCCTCAACGGTGACGACTGCGGCAGTGCCGACACACTGGCGCATTTCGTCCGTGATTCCACCGCCGACTCGACGCATCGAATCGAGCTCAGCGATCGCGCGTATCACTTCCGCTGGAATGTGGAGGATCTGCCCGCAGATCCATCGGCTGCATACCGCCTGGTCGTCACGCTCGGTGACACCACGGCTGGCTTCACTGATTTCAAGCTGGTCGATCCGGACTATCGACCAGCGGCAGAGGATACATCGCGCTTCGCGTTCATCACCGATCGCAACTGGCTCAATGTTCGATTCCAGATATTCGTACCGCCAGTGACGCTCACTGTAATCTCCGAGCCCGGCGTTCACGGAGATCTCGGCAGCCAGACGTACAGCTTCCGCCGCGGCGACCGTGTGGAGTACAACTTCGCAGCAGACTCGGGCTACCGTAACGCTCTGGTGACACTGGATCAGAATCCCGTTGCAAAACGCGGTCGTGTCACCATGGATGCGTCGCACGTTCTGATTGCATCAGCCGACCGCGAGGCCGGCGTCGCATCCGGCGACGAGTGGATCCTGCGCGACGCGCGTGCACTGCTCAGGTCGAACGACAAGATTGCATCTGCACAGAACCTGCTCCACAAGCTGGACGAGATGCAGGACACCGCCAATATCATGGAGCGGTTGCGGCGCGTCGAGATGACGGTCCTGCAGCGCGAAGCCGATGCAACCGCAATGCCTGCGCTGGACGCCGCACTCGCGGGCCACGCTTTCGACGCCGGGTCAGGCGCGGGATCGGGCAATGAGGCGCCGGGAAACGGTGGCGGCGACATCGGAGACGTTACCGCTTCAGCGCTGCTCGTGCCGCTCGGCACGTCGTCACGTTCACAGCTACTCCCGCAATTGCCGGCACAACTACATCCGGCGACAACTATCATGTCGCCCCTGTCGCCAGCGACGTCCAGCGCCGAGCCTGTGACCATCGCGTACGTGAACGGCA
Proteins encoded:
- a CDS encoding L-aspartate oxidase, with protein sequence MPERIRTRFLVVGSGVAGLHTAWRAADSGEVVVLTKRSLFDSATAYAQGGIAAALGAGDSPELHRIDTLAAGAALCDAAAVEVLVEEGPDRVRELATAGAQFDRDTAGNLQLGREAAHSRRRIVHSHGDQTGAEVARTLIERVRAAPTIHVSEKTRVLDLIIDNDVCVGVRATVAGKATEFIADATVLATGGCGQVYRYTTNPAVATGDGYAIAHRAGAKLADMEFVQFHPTALDTAETPLALVSEAVRGEGAILVNDRGERFMLREHKLAELAPRDIVARAIFRQQRAGHKVFLDATRFERPFEEHFPGIYALCIARGINPNTDLIPVTPAAHYMMGGIVTDLAGRASIPRLYACGEVARTGVHGANRLASNSLLEGLVFAERVARDMVTGVALAAEPATTMWSAPPLLDRGAAQVAADEVRRVMWDNAGIDRTAGALLDCLVILDGIEARLPIGATEEGNMIETSRLIVQAALLRKESRGGHFRRDFPRPKRKWRDRHIEW